The proteins below are encoded in one region of Hordeum vulgare subsp. vulgare chromosome 3H, MorexV3_pseudomolecules_assembly, whole genome shotgun sequence:
- the LOC123444082 gene encoding dof zinc finger protein DOF1.5-like gives MANLPTHATTTNADASGFKLFGQVIQPEAHRAASVSISISTGESTAPTPTPTPSPPPPPPPAPSTTQQATVGGGEPLPCPRCGSRETKFCYFNNYNVRQPRHLCRACRRYWTAGGALRRVATASPGRRRPRPTARSAAAAASATASTSEEGAAAAAAESVDSRS, from the coding sequence ATGGCGAACCTCCCCACCCACGCCACCACCACCAACGCCGACGCCTCCGGCTTCAAGCTCTTCGGCCAGGTCATCCAGCCCGAGGCCCACCGCGCCGCCTCcgtctccatctccatctccacgGGAGAGAGCACAGCGCCAACGCCAACGCCAACGCCCTcgcccccgcctcctcctcctcctgctccgtcGACGACGCAGCAGGCCACGGTCGGGGGCGGCGAGCCGCTGCCATGCCCGAGGTGCGGGAGCAGGGAGACCAAGTTCTGCTACTTCAACAACTACAACGTGCGGCAGCCGCGTCACCTCTGCCGCGCCTGCCGCCGCTACTGGACGGCCGGCGGCGCGCTCCGCCGCGTCGCCACCGCCTCCCCCGGCCGCCGCAGGCCCCGGCCCACCGCCCGATCGGCCGCCGCCGCGGCCTCGGCGACCGCCTCCACCTCCGAGGAaggggcagcagcagcagcagcggagaGCGTTGACTCGCGGTCGTAG
- the LOC123444081 gene encoding protein CONSERVED ONLY IN THE GREEN LINEAGE 160, chloroplastic-like, whose translation MSLLAVVTSRAAAVRPLRASAASGEAAAADQPAERRPVKIILPKKKPQKWSTGMEPGSYGGGPTTIKPRKYWMGKEDRDPIGNTDDFIWNKNFLPHMERVIANGGTDTPATIPRVTQEDEDSGFLSINRAMDLDSMDVDLSKELLAPAKSILQTQLKAARRGRSTGVQAVNRSTFIRWKLAPTRREQEQWDRATRATTGGIDVILRESQQKVQLKGDPKVVAAEAREQYLKLKERLQLLTLGIGGIGVVSAYVSYTPEIAASFGAGLIGSLVYLRMLGTSVDSLAGGTKAAAKGAAAQPRLLIPMVLVMMYNRWNAILVPDYGFMHLELIPMLVGFFTYKIAMFTQAIQESIPDVGNREA comes from the exons ATGTCGCTGCTCGCCGTCGTCACCAGCCGCGCCGCGGCCGTGCGCCCGCTTCGCGCCTCGGCGGCCTCGGGAGAGGCGGCCGCCGCGGACCAGCCGGCGGAGAGGAGGCCGGTGAAGATAATACTGCCCAAGAAGAAGCCGCAGAAGTGGTCCACGGGGATGGAGCCAGGGTCGTACGGCGGCGGCCCGACCACCATCAAGCCGCGCAAGTACTGGATGGGCAAGGAGGACCGCGACCCCATTGGCAACACCGACGACTTCATCTGGAACAAGAACTTCCTCCCCCACATGGAGCGCGTCATCGCCAACGGCGGCACCGACACGCCCGCCACCATCCCACGCGTCACGCAG GAGGACGAGGATTCAGGGTTTCTAAGCATCAACCGCGCAATGGACCTTGACAG TATGGATGTTGATCTGAGCAAGGAGCTTCTGGCGCCAGCCAAGTCAATCTTGCAGACCCAGCTCAAGGCTGCCCGCCGTGGACGATCCACTGGCGTTCAG GCTGTCAATAGATCCACCTTCATTAGATGGAAGCTAGCTCCGACTCGACGGGAACAGGAGCAATGGGACAGAGCGACCAGGGCAACCACCGGTGGCATT GATGTCATACTAAGGGAGTCGCAACAGAAGGTGCAGCTGAAAGGGGACCCTAAGGTGGTGGCAGCTGAGGCCAGAGAGCAATACCTTAAG TTGAAAGAAAGGTTGCAGTTGCTTACTTTAGGTATTGGTGGCATCGGTGTGGTTTCTGCTTATGTTTCATACACTCCTGAAATCGCTGCGAG CTTTGGTGCAGGGCTGATTGGATCTCTGGTGTATCTCCGCATGCTTGGAACCAGTGTGGATTCTCTAGCGGGTGGAACTAAAGCAGCTGCCAA GGGCGCTGCGGCACAGCCAAGATTGCTTATTCCAATGGTTCTTGTGATGATGTACAATCGATGGAATGC GATACTAGTTCCAGATTACGGTTTCATGCACCTGGAGTTGATACCCATGCTCGTTGGGTTTTTCACCTACAAGATTGCAATGTTTACTCAAGCGATTCAGGAATCAATACCTGATGTTGGAAACCGCGAAGCTTGA
- the LOC123444080 gene encoding uncharacterized protein LOC123444080, giving the protein MPEPEILPSLLFFFYFFFQIVRASCARFLGPVNLSSRSFNGDLEMEVVDLVSSDSEGEACAHSPDRKRPAREPADPSRGPGSLPVQTSRMAWPPQHPCQAVRKDKEKAGEGESAWAAGPPSLRGGSHGSGAGILGARPVGWDSWSAAAHKSRDERDETAGRCWGPWGDEICRSVSMPKEEPDNRDGAAMPGQSSMAIPELLMEDSSAWLSRIKGLHFPLPDASQLKARQIESDEMLALKLQEQLNQEHPGSQSSQQVDSTLAWTLHEEDAARARIAAREGQSSSSQRDRSMAHLYSYGWRSQVQGSTSWTASHTSAPTTSRRWLPRNSGPGSEQQNMIISQLTKGLFGEENMDLEMRMAVLDSLQDALESCADTYPTDSDDDDYENLIALDDNNHHRGASDSEIDSLPVSVAEGESRRDEPCPICLDCPADGVSLRHLPCAHKFHKECIDRWLRMRTSCPVCKSSVF; this is encoded by the exons ATGCCCGAACCTGAAATTCTTCCCTCCCTTctatttttcttctatttttttttcCAGATTGTTCGTGCGTCTTGTGCGCGGTTTCTTGGCCCGGTCAATCTTTCTTCCCGGTCATTCAACGGCGATTTA GAAATGGAGGTGGTGGATTTGGTATCATCCGACTCCGAGGGCGAGGCGTGCGCGCACTCGCCTGATCGGAAGCGCCCTGCCCGGGAGCCGGCGGATCCATCCCGCGGCCCCGGGAGTCTTCCTGTGCAGACAAGCAGAATGGCCTGGCCGCCGCAGCACCCATGTCAGGCGGTGAGGAAAGATAAGGAGAAGGCGGGCGAGGGGGAGAGCGCGTGGGCAGCAGGGCCTCCTTCGCTCAGGGGAGGATCGCATGGTTCTGGTGCTGGTATCTTGGGAGCTCGGCCTGTGGGGTGGGATTCATGGAGTGCAGCGGCACACAAATCTAGAGATGAAAGAGACGAAACGGCCGGGCGTTGTTGGGGACCTTGGGGTGATGAGATTTGCAGATCAGTGTCTATGCCCAAAGAAGAACCAGACAACAGGGATGGTGCTGCGATGCCTGGACAAAGCTCTATGGCCATTCCTGAGCTGCTCATGGAAGACAGTAGCGCATGGCTGTCGAGGATCAAGGGGCTCCATTTCCCACTTCCTGACGCCAGCCAGTTGAAGGCCAGGCAAATTGAGTCGGATGAGATGCTCGCTCTTAAGCTTCAAGAGCAGTTAAACCAGGAACACCCAGGCTCGCAATCTTCCCAGCAG GTTGATTCGACTCTAGCTTGGACACTGCATGAGGAAGATGCAGCGCGTGCCAGAATAGCGGCCAGAGAGGGCCAATCTAGTTCT AGCCAGAGGGACCGCTCAATGGCACACTTGTATTCATATGGCTGGCGCTCGCAAGTTCAAGGTTCTACTTCATGGACAGCTAGTCACACATCGGCTCCAACCACAAGCAGACGGTGGTTGCCAAGAAACAGCGGCCCAGGATCAGAGCAACAAAAT ATGATTATATCTCAGTTGACCAAAGGATTGTTTGGAGAAGAAAACATGGATTTGGAAATG AGGATGGCTGTTCTGGACTCACTCCAAGATGCACTTGAAAGCTGTGCGGACACATATCCTACAGATTCAGATGA TGATGATTACGAGAACCTGATAGCACTTGATGACAACAACCATCACAGAGGAGCTTCTGACAGTGAAATTGACAGCTTGCCAGTATCTGTCGCTGAG GGAGAAAGTCGACGGGACGAGCCCTGCCCTATATGCCTGGATTGCCCTGCTGACGGTGTTTCCCTCCGGCATTTGCCGTGTGCACACAAATTCCATAAAGAG TGCATCGACAGGTGGCTTCGGATGAGGACCTCGTGCCCTGTGTGCAAATCCAGTGTATTTTGA